One genomic window of Fusarium fujikuroi IMI 58289 draft genome, chromosome FFUJ_chr01 includes the following:
- a CDS encoding related to MSH5-meiosis-specific protein → MPKTPGSSASGSSRRGRGRGGRGWRGRTYNRGNSGDLSSRGGSTRSRARNPSSSIRYGPASRNQEQYSDSQEPQTPGADTRARSSSEPIQHEVVMAIDLRENFTVGCAYFSTTDGILHVSEDIATASLDIAEQFLIHIQPTSLLVSARAPSSFRDELERIAASEGASGGIIFRGLQSSEFSIETAHERLVSLDSQALSATGIVFSTGIEEDGSEESILGLSQPESQAFRQLRYGGCINMSSQVSVGCAGALLGDILRRRSAGFLPDGQVAGVLFRVVDIRMFSLNTYMYVSTDALLSLQLLQTELHPNSQAWGPDANKSNSKESLSVYGLFHHLACTPQGRTQLRQLFLRPLLDLDIISERQRTIAVLLQPDNADKLAQLTSTLRKVRNMRTTLAQLRKGIEFPSAGQSFDRGVWATIQKFTTQALTLREMIGLFNGGSDIVIFKKLIHSLEPAGLVVVGDMINKTIDFEQSKERHRSSVRAGIDTQLDELKRRYDGMDSFLTEVVNQLNRELPQWARKYVRSCIFLPQIGFLTVVESNRLTGNGQYEGEGTAVAAWEKLFTADGAVCYKNSYMRELDKEYGDMYCQIGDREVEIIHGLAGKVLEHEEHLLLASEICGEFDAILALALGAEKYNWHAPQMVEASIIHIEEGRHPLQELVVPAFIPNPCHLFTGTSNIAAVQDDSPQALVLTGPNHSGKSVYLKQAAIIVYLAHIGSFVPAVQATIGLTESILTCMSSRESMSGGESAFARDMKQAALSMKSSTPKSLILVDEFGKGTNGDDGAGLLSALLDYYLSLGPECPRLLAATHFHEVFECGYLENHNGLRIAHMNVRMDWNASLVDDQVTFLFNLEYGHSTSSFGGRCAALNGVPSAVVERAENISKLLARSEDLSAVCARLSRSEEVQLGKAEMTARLFLSETFGDQDEANLNEEKHTRGSIIEVLEDILSPNIGAAVAESI, encoded by the exons ATGCCCAAGACGCCAGGCTCGAGTGCTTCTGGCTCAAGTCGTCGTggtcgaggtcgaggaggtAGAGGTTGGAGGGGCCGCACTTACAACCGCGGGAACAGTGGTGATTTGTCCTCCAGAGGTGGCTCAACACGGTCGCGAGCTCGCAATCCCTCTTCATCAATCCGCTACGGTCCTGCTTCCCGGAACCAAGAACAATATTCTGATTCACAAGAACCGCAGACGCCCGGTGCCGACACTCGTGCTCGAAGCAGCAGTGAGCCCATTCAACATGAAGTTGTCATGGCCATCGATCTGAGGGAGAATTTCACCGTTGGGTGTGCATATTTCTCAACTACTGACGGGATTCTCCATGTATCTGAGGACATTGCCACGGCTTCACTCGACATTGCGGAGCAATTTCTTATCCACATCCAACCAACCAGTCTTCTTGTATCGGCAAGAGCACCTTCTAGTTTCCGGGACGAGCTAGAAAGGATCGCTGCATCAGAAG GTGCCTCAGGAGGGATCATTTTCCGCGGCTTGCAGTCGTCAGAGTTCTCAATCGAGACGGCACACGAACGACTTGTCAGCCTCGATTCTCAAGCTTTGTCTGCTACTGGTATTGTATTCTCCACAGGGATTGAGGAGGACGGAAGTGAAGAATCCATACTGGGTCTTTCCCAACCAGAGTCGCAAGCATTCCGTCAACTTCGCTATGGAGGTTGCATAAACATGAGTAGCCAGGTATCA GTAGGATGTGCTGGCGCCTTACTTGGCGATATTCTTCGTCGACGATCCGCTGGTTTTCTCCCTGATGGACAAGTTGCCGGAGTTCTCTTTCGTGTTGTTGATATCCGCATGTTTTCCCTTAATACTTACATGTATGTCAGTACTGACGCTCTCTTGTCACTGCAACTTCTGCAGACCGAATTGCACCCCAACAGCCAAGCGTGGGGACCAGATGCGAACAAGAGCAATTCGAAAGAAAGTCTTTCTGTATATGGACTGTTCCATCACCTGGCTTGTACCCCTCAGGGACGTACACAACTACGTCAACTCTTCCTTCGACCCCTGTTGGACCTCGACATCATTTCGGAGAGGCAGAGAACCATCGCAGTATTGCTTCAACCAGACAACGCCGACAAACTTGCACAATTGACTTCGACCCTACGCAAAGTTCGAAACATGCGTACCACTTTAGCTCAGTTGCGAAAAGGCATTGAGTTTCCCTCTGCTGGTCAATCTTTCGATAGGGGCGTATGGGCAACAATCCAGAAGTTCACCACCCAAGCTCTGACTCTCAGAGAAATGATAGGCTTGTTTAATGGAGGCTCTGATATAGTGATCTTCAAGAAA CTGATTCATTCCCTCGAACCGGCCGGCTTAGTAGTTGTTGGAGACATGATCAACAAAACAATCGATTTTGAACAGTCCAAGGAACGACACAGATCCTCCGTCAGAGCCGGAATAGATACTCAACTTGACGAACTAAAAAGACGGTATGACGGGATGGACAGCTTCCTGACAGAAGTTGTCAACCAACTCAATAGGGAGTTACCACAATGGGCACGTAAATATGTTCGGTCGTGCATCTTTCTGCCACAAATAGGTTTCCTCACAGTGGTGGAATCAAATCGCCTCACAGGTAACGGGCAATATGAAGGAGAGGGGACAGCTGTTGCAGCGTGGGAAAAGTTGTTTACTGCGGACGGTGCAGTGTGCTACAAAAACAGCTACATGAGAGAGTTAGACAAGGAATACGGAGACATGTATTGCCAGATTGGAG ATCGGGAGGTGGAGATTATACATGGGCTTGCAGGTAAAGTTTTGGAGCACGAGGAGCATCTCTTGCTTGCCTCAGAGATTTGTGGTGAGTTTGATGCAATACTTGCCCTTGCGCTTGGTGCCGAAAAGTACAATTGGCATGCACCACAAATGGTGGAAGCAAGCATTATTCACATCGAGGAAGGCCGCCATCCTCTGCAAGAACTCGTTGTGCCGGCCTTCATCCCAAATCCATGTCATCTCTTTACAGGGACATCAAACATAGCGGCGGTTCAAGACGACTCTCCTCAGGCTCTGGTACTGACTGGGCCAAATCACTCAGGAAAGAGCGTCTATCTGAAGCAAGCAGCTATAATTGTGTATCTTGCCCACATCGGCAGTTTTGTGCCGGCAGTTCAGGCAACAATCGGGCTCACAGAAAGCATCTTGACTTGCATGTCTTCCAGGGAAAGCATGTCTGGAGGTGAGAGCGCTTTTGCAAGAGACATGAAACAAGCTGCGCTATCAAtgaaatcatcaacacccaAAAGCCTCATCTTGGTAGATGAATTCGGGAAAGGGACCAATGGCGATGACGGTGCCGGACTGCTATCCGCGTTACTGGACTACTACCTATCTCTCGGACCCGAATGCCCTCGACTACTTGCTGCCACGCACTTTCATGAAGTTTTCGAGTGTGGGTATTTGGAAAATCACAATGGGTTACGCATTGCGCACATGAACGTCAGAATGGACTGGAATGCGTCACTTGTGGATGATCAAGTGaccttcctcttcaaccttgagTATGGTCATAGCACGTCGAGTTTTGGAGGTAGATGTGCAGCTTTGAATGGGGTGCCAAGCGCAGTGGTTGAACGAGCCGAAAACATTTCAAAGTTGCTGGCCCGAAGCGAAGACCTGAGTGCGGTTTGTGCCCGCCTTTCTCGATCAGAGGAAGTCCAGCTTGGCAAGGCAGAGATGACTGCGCGGCTGTTTCTAAGCGAGACCTTCGGCGACCAAGACGAGGCCAACTTAAACGAGGAGAAACATACGAGGGGTTCTATTATTGAGGTCCTAGAGGACATACTATCACCTAATATTGGAGCAGCTGTTGCCGAGTCCATATGA
- a CDS encoding related to nasopharyngeal carcinoma susceptibility protein LZ16, with product MPSRKRSLAAIDGDDGEKEHSLQHRIRNMWQFANLCQWIYIFGKAAKIDEAIDVEEIETECLKPNSSILADIALALLKLVSSHRGLTHEIFDDQARKQFTKKSPNYNPFGSGETPLKFNDFDIFTKIKVMQQLTQWAMIHPERIRDKMEEQKDSEQTSWRIEPYGWDADDRTYFVLDDNRVYRLTEPPMITKPTKAKKSRASYGSRRSSKRRQITLNAEEVVETDQEIKEDTPLEDNGLGGMTWECLAVTLDDVRSVVDGFRKSRDENEKILRNQLEKHLVPILEKQEQSRQRRELQRERELANAAKMANAKRSSRIAGRVEQQRQEEQIREEERHRKEEEASKRREELAQIKMGEERDKRLVSREQRLREREARRVQHEEELAQLSEDSKNLSSNSTRLSERRLQVEIEKNKQALKELEDAEEDWIFDCICGLYGQVDDGAHSVACERCNVWQHSQCVGLSEAAADQPEFHYICASCIRREQDVKRPRPTIKLKLNRPPNSGTQSDPSRSSSHLGLSFSGEDRKVNGTGYGDHDVSNGNVEHSLTPLASTPDTNGNGVGFPISMMNARSEVSKEVLYTPQGTPVIPAPVKLDVSIQGSPPRSTSMTTPMTSFRTPSPSKGIDSFQGDKTAESALSTPQISREIYRAAHEQNGTIPSIAGLSPTKHSPPRPIDSASSNRYKAATPILPPVALSPSPQHQILTPPIKPSEPPRPFENR from the exons ATGCCGTCTCGCAAGCGCTCGCTTGCAGCCAtcgatggcgacgatggaGAAAAAGAACATTCATTACAGCATCGCATCCGTAATATGTGGCAATTTGCGAACCTCTGCCAGTGGATATACATATTTGGCAAGGCTGCGAAAATCGACGAAGCTATCGATGTTGAG GAAATTGAGACAGAATGCCTCAAGCCGAACTCCAGCATCTTGGCAGACattgcccttgcccttctcaaaCTAGTTTCGTCGCATCGTGGTTTAAC GCATGAAATTTTCGATGACCAAGCACGAAAACAATTCACGAAGAAATCGCCGAACTACAATCCCTTCGGTTCTGGTGAAACACCCCTCAAATTCAACGATTTCGACATTTTTACCAAG ATCAAGGTCATGCAACAACTGACCCAATGGGCCATGATCCATCCTGAGCGTATTCGGGATAAGATGGAAGAGCAAAAGGATAGCGAGCAAACAAGTTGG CGAATAGAACCTTACGGTTGGGATGCAGATGACAGAACCTACTTCGTGCTGGACGATAACCGAGTGTATCGGCTTACAGAACCTCCGATGATTACGAAACCCACCAAAGCGAAGAAATCCAGAGCATCGTATGGAAGTCGGCGCTCCAGCAAAAGACGACAAATAACCTTGAATGCAGAAGAAGTGGTTGAAACGGATCAAGAAATCAAAGAAGATACCCCTCTTGAAGATAATGGCCTGGGTGGAATGACATGGGAATGTCTCGCCGTAACTCTTGATGATGTACGATCTGTCGTGGATGGTTTTCGGAAGAGCCGTGACGAGAATGAGAAAATCCTGCGCAACCAACTAGAAAAACATCTCGTTCCTATCCTTGAAAAACAAGAACAATCTCGGCAACGCAGAGAGTTAcagcgagagcgagagctAGCGAACGCTGCCAAAATGGCAAATGCAAAACGATCGAGCCGAATTGCTGGGAGAGTTGAACAACAGAGGCAGGAGGAGCAGATTCGAGAGGAAGAACGACACcgaaaggaggaggaagcaaGCAAACGACGCGAAGAATTGGCGCAAATTAAGATGGGAGAGGAGCGCGATAAAAGACTGGTGTCTCGTGAACAACGGTTACGAGAACGCGAGGCACGACGCGTCCAGCATGAGGAAGAACTTGCACAACTCTCCGAAGACAGCAAGAACTTATCAAGTAACAGCACACGATTATCTGAACGCCGCCTTCAAGTTGAAATTGAGAAAAACAAGCAAGCTCTgaaggagctcgaggatgCGGAAGAAGATTGGATTTTCGACTGCATTTGTGGTCTCTATGGCCAAGTGGACGATGGAGCTCACAGCGTAGCTTGTGAGAGATGCAATGTCTGGCAACATAGTCAATGTGTTGGGCTGAGCGAAGCAGCAGCTGACCAGCCGGAATTCCACTATATCTGTGCTTCTTGTATTCGGCGCGAGCAAGACGTCAAACGCCCCAGACCAACCATCAAGCTGAAGCTCAATCGTCCACCTAACTCCGGCACCCAGTCAGATCCATCTCGCTCTTCAAGTCACTTAGGGTTATCTTTTAGTGGGGAGGATCGAAAGGTCAACGGGACAGGGTATGGAGACCACGACGTATCTAACGGAAACGTGGAACATAGCTTGACTCCATTGGCTTCCACCCCTGATACCAATGGCAATGGCGTTGGCTTTCCAATTAGTATGATGAACGCCCGCTCAGAGGTGAGTAAGGAGGTGCTTTACACACCCCAAGGGACACCGGTGATCCCGGCACCTGTCAAGCTAGATGTCAGCATCCAGGGCAGCCCACCACGCAGTACGTCTATGACCACACCGATGACGTCCTTCCGGACACCTAGTCCTTCGAAAGGTATCGATAGCTTCCAGGGGGATAAAACAGCTGAGTCGGCGTTGAGCACACCTCAGATCAGCCGCGAGATATATCGAGCAGCTCACGAGCAAAACGGAACTATACCTTCTATCGCTGGGCTCTCCCCAACCAAGCATTCACCACCTCGCCCCATCGACTCTGCCAGTTCGAATAGATACAAGGCTGCTACTCCAATACTTCCTCCAGTCGCATTATCACcctctcctcaacatcagatTTTGACTCCGCCAATCAAACCATCGGAGCCACCAAGACCGTTTGAAAACCGATGA
- a CDS encoding related to mating type 1-2 protein — MPQQILPTPPSSSDGFSQQPVAMESYTSYPQGSMSPEQSFASYSYSTRYSTPVRDDDSSVYEPSTVYSKRSDVSFQGYAGGLGITSNPYGPLPDEIGYNVGFTRAHGEPIAEPTKQNHLPYTPEASPSAPCPSSDAITTRSGLNIAKKSLTTRSPAVRTGRVQKRSRAEKTKNATNMLSKPLSEAARDFPDIHVADIEAFVSRPTEERLSETSRNKKAGQIKRPMNAFMLYRKAYQEVAKTQCSQNNHQHVSKVCGAAWVLEPAQIKENFDQWARIERVNHQRAHPGYKFTPSKPRKTKRDGDGNDDYSDNDSDWNGGRTRKSRFRHATRLSETPVAYDAAGNAIGEPAMPSYHDIYAYPALGRPHSLPYDDITPSSFDLGIRQYSGLNINSEVISRTPSPGAIDYPVHGLDGFANYYGPPGSGFDNAAPHLFGPAQYDIYDGIPASVPFDQEGWVSHMESGQDLMPVMGGYEDTTAQDVYLKGSKDDWKVEIMDEPGHFEDWYAQTEQGLQ; from the exons ATGCCGCAACAGATACTTCCAActccgccatcttcttctgacGGCTTCTCTCAACAACCAGTGGCCATGGAGTCATATACTTCGTATCCTCAAGGCTCTATGAGCCCAGAACAAAGCTTTGCCAGCTACTCTTACTCGACTCGATACTCTACTCCCGTTCGTGACGACGACTCTTCTGTGTATGAGCCATCAACTGTCTATTCTAAAAGAAGCGATGTTTCGTTT CAAGGTTATGCTGGAGGTCTAGGTATCACAAGTAACCCTTATGGTCCTTTGCCCGATGAGATCGGCTACAATGTAGGTTTCACGAGAGCACATGGAGAGCCAATAGCTGAGCCAACGAAGCAGAACCATCTCCCGTACACTCCGGAAGCGTCGCCTTCAGCACCTTGCCCATCTAGCGATGCAATTACCACTCGCAGCGGTCTCAATATCGCTAAGAAATCGCTTACCACACGATCACCAGCAGTGAGAACTGGTCGAGTTCAGAAGAGAAGCCGTGCAGAGAAAACCAAGAATGCCACCAACATGCTTTCAAAACCGCTTTCCGAAGCTGCCAGAGACTTTCCCGATATTCACGTTGCTGATATCGAGGCCTTTGTCAGTCGGCCAACTGAAGAGAGACTATCGGAAACTTCGCGTAACAAAAAGGCTGGTCAGATCAAACGTCCCATGAATGCTTTTATGCTATACCGAAAGGCGTACCAGGAAGTCGCTAAGACGCAATGTTCTCAGAACAACCACCAGCATGTCTCAAAAGTCTGCGGTGCCGCATGGGTCTTGGAGCCAGCGCAAATCAAAGAGAATTTTGATCAATGGGCCAGAATAGAGCGTGTGAACCATCAGCGAGCGCACCCCGGATACAAGTTCACGCCCTCAAAGCCACGAAAGACCAAACGGGATGGGGATGGCAATGACGACTATTCAGACAACGACTCAGATTGGAACGGCGGACGTACCCGGAAGTCCAGATTCCGCCATGCCACACGACTAAGCGAGACACCAGTCGCCTACGATGCTGCGGGCAATGCGATCGGAGAGCCAGCCATGCCATCTTACCATGACATATATGCTTACCCGGCTCTAGGTCGGCCTCATTCACTGCCATACGACGACATCACACCCAGCTCATTTGACCTGGGCATTCGTCAGTACAGTggtctcaacatcaacagtgAAGTAATTAGCAGAACCCCTTCTCCTGGTGCCATCGACTACCCCGTACACGGGCTTGATGGATTCGCCAACTACTACGGACCACCTGGATCAGGGTTTGACAATGCCGCTCCCCATCTCTTCGGACCTGCTCAGTACGATATCTATGATGGGATCCCTGCCAGCGTCCCTTttgaccaagaaggctgGGTGTCTCACATGGAAAGTGGTCAAGACCTAATGCCAGTCATGGGAGGTTACGAAGACACCACAGCACAAGACGTGTACCTGAAGGGAAGCAAAGATGATTGGAAAGTCGAAATCATGGACGAGCCTGGTCACTTCGAGGATTGGTATGCACAGACTGAGCAGGGGCTCCAGTGA
- a CDS encoding RGB-1 protein phosphatase 2A regulatory B subunit has protein sequence MVDSETNSPTWKFTQCFGDKGDVEDITEADIISTVEFDHTGNYLATGDKGGRVVLFERNETKKTCEYKFHTEFQSHEPEFDYLKSLEIEEKINKIKWCRRQNASHYLLSTNDKTIKLWKVFEKSLKVVAENNLSHDVTPGSIAGGGGAPKPLPSHQFKNAADLKLPRLTHHDTVVAAVPRRTYANAHAYHINSISVNSDGETFISSDDLRINLWNLNIQDQSFNIVDIKPANMEELTEVITAAEFHPMSCNWFMYASSKGTIKLADMRESALCDQHAKLFEQEEDPSSRSFFSEIISSISDVRFSHDGRYILSRDYLTVKIWDINMERQPVKTIPIHEHLRPRLCDTYENDSIFDKFEVVFSGDAKNVMTGSYNNNFMIYPSDPDKEVEVVLQADKSAFKAKKVGVPTPINASASPTATNGKKGGSRAGSPGGQGQRMRKETDADQIDFNKKILHMSWHPFEDSIAIAATNNLFVFSAL, from the exons ATGGTTGATAGCGAGACGAATTCGCCCACGTGGAAGTTCACGCA GTGTTTTGGTGACAAGGGCGATGTTGAGGACATCACCGAAG CTGATATCATCTCGACGGTTGAGTTCGACCATACCGGAAACTATCTCGCTACTGGCGACAAGGGAGGTAGAGTAGTGCTCTTCGAACGCAATGAGACG AAAAAAACCTGCGAGTACAAGTTTCACACCGAGTTTCAGTCACATGAGCCCGAATTCGACTATTTGAAGTCCCTCGAGATCGAGgaaaagatcaacaagataAAGTGGTGCAGGCGACAAAACGCTTCACACTATCTGTTGTCTACCAATGACAAGACAATCAAGCTATGGAAGGTGTTTGAGAAGTCGCTCAAGGTTGTGGCGGAGAACAATCTCTCTCACGATGTAACTCCTGGGAGCATTGCAGGTGGTGGCGGCGCTCCCAAGCCTTTACCGTCTCATCAGTTTAAGAACGCCGCCGACCTAAAGCTGCCTCGGCTCACACATCATGACACAGTGGTTGCCGCCGTGCCACGCCGGACATACGCCAACGCACATGCCTATCATATCAACAGCATCTCGGTGAACAGTGACGGAGAGACCTTCATCAGCAGCGATGATTTGCGGATCAACCTCTGGAACCTCAATATTCAGGACCAAAGCTTCAACATTGTCGACATCAAGCCTGCCAATATGGAGGAACTTACTGAAGTGATCACAGCAGCCGAATTCCACCCCATGAGCTGCAACTGGTTCATGTATGCCAGCTCTAAGGGTACCATCAAGCTTGCTGACATGCGAGAGAGTGCTCTATGCGACCAGCACGCGAAAC TATTCGAGCAGGAAGAAGACCCCTCGTCGCGATCCTTCTTTTCCGAAATCATCTCCTCTATCTCCGACGTCCGGTTCTCACATGACGGCCGATACATCTTATCTCGCGATTACCTAACTGTAAAGATTTGGGATATCAACATGGAGCGACAGCCTGTAAAGACGATACCGATCCACGAGCATCTCCGGCCACGATTGTGTGACACATACGAGAATGATAGTATATTCGACAAGTTTGAAGTTGTCTTCTCTGGTGATGCGAAGAACGTTATGACAGGCAGTTATAACAACAATTTCATGATCTATCCTTCAGACCCTGACAAGGAGGTCGAGGTGGTCCTTCAGGCGGACAAGTCGGCTTTCAAGGCGAAGAAGGTTGGTGTGCCCACACCAATCAACGCTTCGGCAAGCCCAACAGCCACCAATGGCAAGAAGGGTGGATCTAGGGCTGGTAGTCCAGGCGGTCAGGGCCAGCGAATGCGTAAGGAGACAGACGCGGACCAGATCGAtttcaacaagaagatcctGCATATGAGTTGGCATCCCTTCGAGGACAGTATTGCGATTGCAGCTACGAACAAT CTCTTTGTCTTCTCGGCACTCTAG
- a CDS encoding related to protein MSH5: MTWVSKTVTVTGLVLLAHACYSAQEHSVISSTAVHHGQPQPLATHSLPIDISIEALVATLIIVLGLVLGTPKLRPIKWHEWAGKIEREGEAGFQTGSGEVEKDYRGNPFSVLETRPGFIDIRKQRREFTSWVKADEK; encoded by the exons ATGACTTGGGTCTCTAAAACGGTGACCGTTACTGGTCTAGTTCTATTAGCACATGC TTGCTACTCCGCGCAAGAGCACTCCGTCATCTCGTCAACTGCGGTGCATCATGGCCAACCGCAGCCGCTCGCAACACACTCGCTCCCAATCGACATATCGATCGAAGCACTGGTAGCGACTTTGATCATTGTCCTGGGCTTGGTTCTGGGAACTCCAAAGCTTCGACCAATTAAGTGGCACGAATGGGCTGGCAAGATTGAGCGCGAAGGAGAGGCTGGTTTCCAAACAGGAAGTGGCGAGGTGGAAAAGGACTACCGGGGAAACCCTTTCAGTGTGCTTGAGACGAGGCCAGGTTTCATTGACATCCGCAAGCAGCGACGTGAATTCACGAGCTGGGTCAAGGCTGACGAGAAGTGA